CTATGATGCCTGGGCATGGTTGTTGTCTCTCCGGTGAGTGAGGGGAAATGAGGTCGAAGCACAAGCCAGCGAACGCTTACTGACTATGGGAGTTTTAGTCGGGAGAGTTGCCTGCGGGCAAGCACGTCAAGAGCGCGGCGGCTCGATCACCACGCTGCCTGCAGCTCGACGTACACCCCCGGCTTCCCCGTGGCCTCGGCCCTCACCAAAGGGCGCCAGGGGGCCATCATGAGCCGTGCTGCTGCCAAGCCGGTGCCGACCAACGCCTCGCGCACGGCGGCGGTGCGTTGGTTCGCCAGCGTATCGCCGCCGTCGGCGCCGACCGCCCGAATGTCCTCCTCCGTGATTTGCGGCAGGAGGACGAGGGCGAGGTCTTGGTGCGCTTGCACGATGCGGGCGATCTGCGCGACTCGGTCGCTACCGGCCTGCTCCAGGGAGGCGCTTCCAACGGGAAACGGGATCGGGGTGATGGCGAAGGCGTGCGGCGCCCCGCGAGTGCCGAAGAGGCTTCCCAGGATGCGCAGCGGGCTGGTGAGCGCGCCGACGATGGCACTCCTCACCGCCTGGCCGAAGATCGATCCGAGTGCGACGCTGCGCGCCCTCGTATCGACCGCCACGGGTAGCGTCAGCTCGATCTCCCCGGAGACGTTCTTGATCAGGCCGAGCGCGATCGGGAGCGGCACGCCGCTTTGGTCCTGGATGACGTCCAGACCGGTCTGCAGGACGTCGACCCCGCTGAGAACTATCTCGGCCGTCGCGCCGAGCAGGGGCGGCGCGGGCTCCACCTCGGCGCTCAGCGACAGCCGACCCGACGTAACCTTGTAGCCCAAAAGGGGAGACACGTAGGGGTTCAACGACTCGAGGAGCACGTCCTTCAGGTCGGCTCGGGCCTGCAACCCACGCGTGGTGAACGACCCCGAAGCCTCGACGGGGCTGAGTTCGTCTTGTTTGCCCGCGACCGTGAATCTGCCGAACGTCGCTTCCGGCAACAGGATCTCGCCGGCCTGCGCCGTCACGTCGGTGAGGATGGTCCAGTAGGCCGACTCCAAGGTGGTGTCCATGTACTCCACTTTTCCGCCGTCGACCTCGACCCGCCCGAAGCGCACCCGATGGCCCGCCTCCCTCGGCGCCGCCTTGGCGGAGGCAGTGGACCGTTCCTGGCCGCTGCCGCTGAAGACGGCATACGGGAAAGTGCCGCTGGGACGCCGCAGCACCATGACGTACGGGTAGCTCAGCTTCAGCGACGACACGTCGACCTCGCGGGAGGCGGAGACATCGATCGCGAACTCAACCTCGGCGGCGTGGACCGCGAGGACCTCGGCGGACCGGTCCGGGTCCGGCGGGGCGGTGTGAACATCGCGCAAGAGCAGCTTTCCGTCCAGGCGTGGCGCACCGTCCCGATACCGGATGCGGAGAGTGCCGTCGCCCGTGCCCTTGGCCAAACGCAGGGGAAGCACCGCGGCAAGCTCCGTCCACGGAGGGAGTGCAAGGCCCTCGAACTTGACAACGCATTCGGCATCGAGTGGATCGGCGCCCAGTGCGCCGTCGATGGTGAGCGCGCCGCCCCCGCCGACGTTCGCCCGCACGGCCACCGGGGTGGCATGGCCGCGGTCGATCCCATCCCAGCGAGCGGACTCCAGGGCTAGCGTCAGCGCCGTTTCCCCGCGGCGCACACTAACGTTACCGCCCCGCAGCTCGATCGCACCGGACCGGACCGTCCAGGAGGACGCCGCCGTGCCGCCACCAATGCGCAGCGGCAAGACCACGCCCTCCTCGACCAGCGCCACGATCAGCACGGGGGCGTCCAGCGTGACGGCGCCGAGATCGACGCGCCTGCGGGCGAGGTCTACCCGGATCCCAGGTATCGAGATCCGCTTGGCGGAAAACTCCGTCCCGGCGTCGCCGACGATACGTGCGTTGCCGACACTCACATCAAGCCGCAGCGTCTGTCCAGGAGGGGCGTTCCTCGCTGCGTAGGTCGCATGGACGTCGAGCGTGCCGCTGAACCTCTCCAATCCCTGCGGCAGGGGGATGACGTCGGGGTTCACAGCCAAACCGGGAACGGCGATCTGGGCGTCGATCTGTGTAGCGTCACCCGCGACGTGAAGGCGCGCATTGGCTCGTACGGGCGTACCGTCGAGAGCCCCTTCAGCGTGGACGGACAGACCCAGCTCGGACCCGCCCGTCGCTTCCTGGAGGTCTGTGGCGACGAGTCGAGTGATCGCGAGCTTCGCATCGCGCGTCTGGCCGCGCACGGGGTACCTCACGGTCAGCTCGCCCTTGCTCACAACGAGTTCGCGCACGGCGACGGCGGGCGGCGTCCACCGAGCGGCCCCCTCGCCGCCGAGACCTCCGAGCCGGGGCTGATAGTCCGCGTCCAAGCGCACCGTGCCGACCGGCGCATCGACGTCGACCCGATCAAGAACGACGTCCCCTCTCAAGAGGCGGTACAACCCGACGTCGACGGACAGCCGCGCCGCCGAGAACCGGTCGCTTTCTCTGCCGATGGAAATGCGCCTGGCGGTGACCACGCCGATGAAGGGATTCCACGAAAGCTGCCCGATCGTGACCGGCATGTGCAGCCTCGCGCTCAACGCGCGCTCGAGAGCGGGTCGGGCCAACCAGGGCAGCGACACGCACGACGCGACGGCGATGACCAGCGCGCCGAGGGCGAAGCGGTACCGGCGCAAGAAGATCATTCGGATAACCGAGGGACCGGCATTTCGACGCCACTTGCAGCGGATTCTGCCCAGGTGGACGCGCCGCGCGCTGCGTCAGCGATCTTCACGGGTGAGATCGCTGATGTCCTCGGGTAGCGACGCGCCGAAGTCATCAGGGACGACGAATTCGCCGGCACACAGTCCAATTGGGCGAAGTTGCTGCACCGCGCGATATACCGCCGGATTTCCTCAATCGGCTCCCGGTCTTGTACAATGGTGAAGGCCTCCCGGGCTTGAACGTGCCGGAGGTAGCCCGGCACGTCCTTCTGGATCTCCTTGATGGTCACCGTTGTCATACAGCGATTCTAATAGGGTGGCGGAAGCCCTGCAAACAATCGTCGAGAGGCGGGGAAAAGGGACCAGCTGGTGGGAATGGGATCAAGCCCAGAGTACGCCAGGCGAACTTCCCCGTACCGGGTGCAGTCGCCAGCGCTGCGTAGCACGCGCGTTTATCTCTGCCACTTGTCGGCCCACGTCGACCTTGAAGATCTCAGGCTTGGCGTCAGCGCGCGCGTATTCCTCGGTTCCTGATTGGCGCTTCCCCCGGAGCTCAACGTCGGTTCAGGCTGTCTCGCCGACCGACCAGTCTCTTGCTGTCCCCATCCGCGGGCCTGGTACGCGGCGAGTTTTTCCTGGATGTTTCGCGGACTCCCAATAACAGCTGCGCTATTGTCCGACCATCTGACGCGCGGCTGCTGATTCATCCCGCTTGGACCGTGCCCGTATAGTCGGCCTGGGGCTGTGTCCCCGCTCTGACGGTCGAGCAACCGAGCAATGAGCTCACCGATCCGGTTCCACCACTTCATGCTTGTTGCCATTGTTATTTCCTTGTGATTCCAAGGTTCGCGTGGGCGATGTCGCATCCCTGGTTGCCGCTGCGGCTTGCGGTCGCTTCCCTCAGTGTTGCTGACCTGCGAAGGATCCTTCTGGGTGCGCTGATCGCTCCCAGGTTGCTGAACGTACTCGCACGGGTTCACTGCCGGGGCGCGAGGAAGGTATCGACACAGGTTGTCGTCTCGCTCGGAGGTCGAATCATCCCAAGGAACGTGCCCGAATACGAGGCGAAAGCGCAGCTCCCAGGGCGGAAACGTCGCGGTTCGCGCAAGTCCATGCTGAGCACATCCGCCGACCCCAGGCGCACCGCTCGCAGTGTCATCTGTCCCGCCAGTGGCTGCGGAGCCTCCTCACTTCCCACCGTATACCCGACCATTTCGGCACGGTCGCCCTGTCGGGAGTCCACGATCGCCCGCAGCACCAGTTCCTGGTCGGCGACGAATGCCAGATAGACGTCTCTGTTCGAAGCTGATGCCTTCTCCGCGGGCCCACCACGCACCGGCGCTTGCGAGGCGGGACTGCTCCAGATAACCACTACGTCGGTCGCGCACACCTCGCCGCCGCCACCGAACGCTACGCCCCGGTAGACGCAGAATGTGGCTGCCGGCATGTCGCTCCCGAAGTGGTACGGACAGCGTTCCGGAACTGCGTGCGCCCGGGCAGTCTGCGGCGCCGGCTCTGCGAACGCGGCGGCCGCGACTCCGTCCAGTTCCGGCAGCCTTGCTGGCGGCTGTTGCTCGGCGAGAACCGCTGCCTGAGCGCAGCCCACGGTGATCGCCAACATCGCAAGTGCCCGGAGTGCGTTCATTGTGACGTCAACTGTTTTGCTCGTATGACCACATTGCTCCGGCCCGCGACAGTCGTGGGAAAATCCTGCTCATACAAAACCACGGTGCCTGCGACACACTCTACTCACAGGGGGTGCCGAGGTTGCGCCACTCGCCGTCGTCGCAGCGGAAGGTGATGCCCGCCTTGCAGATGCTGGATTGCGTCGCCACTGCAACTCTGCGTGCCGCCGGAGGCGTAATCAGAAACATGATCTCCTCCCTCTGTCTGGCTGCGATCACGGAAACCGAAGCCGTTTCAACTCGATATGTCCGTTCGGGAATCTCGGCATTTTTGTCTGCTAGACGGTCACCTAGCCCGGACGCGACCCACAGTCGCTCTGATGTCGGTCCACTCGTCACAAGTAGAACAGAAACAACCGTTGGAATCCCTCGCGCTGAAACACCAGCGGGGCTTCCTTCCAGAAGTGCTGCTCTCGGTAGGCCGGGTGATCGCATAAGCAGCGCTGGCACTGGGGACAGACCTTCGAGCGCTCCTCGGCATGCGTGCACCAGGCGGCGGCAAAGATATCGAACTGCTGCGTGCAGTAGGGACATACAACCGAGTGGCTGGGGTGCTGCAATCTTGAAGCGCGACGGATCATCACGCCGGGAACCCTGATGCAAGCACCGCGCCAGCAAAGTTGATGGTCAGACGGGGGTCCTCGTCGGCTACGTCTTCCTACTGTTGCCGTGAGAATCGGCCAGAATTCCCGCGCTCGTGAAAGCGAGAGTGCCTCAGTGCAAGAAGGAAACCTTGGAGCGAGTCGCGAAGAAGCTGGGCGTGGTGTTGAAGGTAGACATTGTAAAGCCGTAACTGTCCCTCCGTCAGATCTTCCGCAGTGTCACCGCCGTCCCGTACGCCGCCACCTCGCTCATGATGCTGGCGATCTCGTTGACCGGGAACGTCGCCGAAGTGCGATGGAATTGATGAGACTAATGAACCTTCAGCGGAGCGCGCGGATCAGGTCCGCCACTAGCTCGGGGGTGCCGTCGCTGCCGTCGTCCGGTATCGACAGGCCGAGGCGCACCACCACGAGCTTCGCCGACGGCACGACAACGACGTACTGTCCGCTGTGCCCGCGCGCAGCGTAAGCGTCGGTCGGCAGCCCCGGCCACATGCGCTGGGCGCGATCGTTCGGCGCGCCGGCGTTCAACCACCACAGCGCACCGTAGCGGCCCTCGGGCGCCGCTGGCGTTGGGGTGGTCACGTAGCGCACCCAGCCATCGGGGAGGATGCGCTGGCCGTTCCACATGCCGTCGCCCCGATGCAGCTCGCCGAAGCGTGCCCAGTCGCGCGCGGTCATGAAAACGAATGACGACCCGATAGGCGTACCTGAGGCGTCGGGTTCGAAAAACGCGCTCGTCATCCCGACCGGGTCGAACAGGCGCTCGTTCGCGTAGCGCACGAAGGCGGTGAGATCGCCGCCGAAGCTGTCACGCAACAGGCGCGCGATCACATTCGCGGTGCCGCTCGAATATGACCATTTGGTATCGGGCGGCGCTTCCAACGGCGTCGACGCGGCAAACGCGCCCATGTCGTTCTTGGTGAACAGCATGCGCGAAACGTCGTTGATCGCGCCCTGATGCTCGTCGAAGGCCAGCCCGCTCGACATGCGCAGGAGCTGGTCGAGCGTGATGGCATGGCGCGGATCACTCGGCGCCGACCACTCCGGCACCGGTACCGATTCGCGCAGCGCCAGCCGGCCATCGGCCACCGCAATACCGACCATCGCTGCGGTCACGCTCTTTGCCATGGACCACGACAGCATCGGCTTGTCAGGTCCGTATCCCGGCGCATAGCGCTCCGCGATCAGCCGGCCGTCCTGGACCACGACGACGGCTTTCGTTTGGCGCAGACGCTGCGGGTCCGGCGGTTCTGGCTCGCGGAAGGCGCGCTCGATCGCGGCCGCCACTTCGGGAGGCGCCGTCGCGGCCGGGCCGGCGCCGCCGTCGGGCCACGGCACAGTCGCATCCAGCGCGCGCCGGGGCAGATCGACTCCGTGCGGCAGTCGCATGCCATCCTCGCTGCCGTCGGGCAAGAGCGTGCAGCCGAGGCCGCGCCGGTACACGGCGCGCACGCGGAGCAAGCCGAGCGCGCTCGCTTCCGTATCCTGGTCGGAGACCGCGACGTGCAATACCGGCCCGAGCGGTGCGATCTCGCGGGAGACGTAGTCGCGATAGACCTGCGCCGCGTCCTGGCCCGAGTTGAGCGCCAGCGAGCAGGTCACTTTGGCGGCGTACCCGGCAGCAACGTGCGTCGCGATCCACAACCAACG
This genomic stretch from Candidatus Binatia bacterium harbors:
- a CDS encoding DUF748 domain-containing protein; amino-acid sequence: MIFLRRYRFALGALVIAVASCVSLPWLARPALERALSARLHMPVTIGQLSWNPFIGVVTARRISIGRESDRFSAARLSVDVGLYRLLRGDVVLDRVDVDAPVGTVRLDADYQPRLGGLGGEGAARWTPPAVAVRELVVSKGELTVRYPVRGQTRDAKLAITRLVATDLQEATGGSELGLSVHAEGALDGTPVRANARLHVAGDATQIDAQIAVPGLAVNPDVIPLPQGLERFSGTLDVHATYAARNAPPGQTLRLDVSVGNARIVGDAGTEFSAKRISIPGIRVDLARRRVDLGAVTLDAPVLIVALVEEGVVLPLRIGGGTAASSWTVRSGAIELRGGNVSVRRGETALTLALESARWDGIDRGHATPVAVRANVGGGGALTIDGALGADPLDAECVVKFEGLALPPWTELAAVLPLRLAKGTGDGTLRIRYRDGAPRLDGKLLLRDVHTAPPDPDRSAEVLAVHAAEVEFAIDVSASREVDVSSLKLSYPYVMVLRRPSGTFPYAVFSGSGQERSTASAKAAPREAGHRVRFGRVEVDGGKVEYMDTTLESAYWTILTDVTAQAGEILLPEATFGRFTVAGKQDELSPVEASGSFTTRGLQARADLKDVLLESLNPYVSPLLGYKVTSGRLSLSAEVEPAPPLLGATAEIVLSGVDVLQTGLDVIQDQSGVPLPIALGLIKNVSGEIELTLPVAVDTRARSVALGSIFGQAVRSAIVGALTSPLRILGSLFGTRGAPHAFAITPIPFPVGSASLEQAGSDRVAQIARIVQAHQDLALVLLPQITEEDIRAVGADGGDTLANQRTAAVREALVGTGLAAARLMMAPWRPLVRAEATGKPGVYVELQAAW
- a CDS encoding serine hydrolase gives rise to the protein MAAIIVGARWLWIATHVAAGYAAKVTCSLALNSGQDAAQVYRDYVSREIAPLGPVLHVAVSDQDTEASALGLLRVRAVYRRGLGCTLLPDGSEDGMRLPHGVDLPRRALDATVPWPDGGAGPAATAPPEVAAAIERAFREPEPPDPQRLRQTKAVVVVQDGRLIAERYAPGYGPDKPMLSWSMAKSVTAAMVGIAVADGRLALRESVPVPEWSAPSDPRHAITLDQLLRMSSGLAFDEHQGAINDVSRMLFTKNDMGAFAASTPLEAPPDTKWSYSSGTANVIARLLRDSFGGDLTAFVRYANERLFDPVGMTSAFFEPDASGTPIGSSFVFMTARDWARFGELHRGDGMWNGQRILPDGWVRYVTTPTPAAPEGRYGALWWLNAGAPNDRAQRMWPGLPTDAYAARGHSGQYVVVVPSAKLVVVRLGLSIPDDGSDGTPELVADLIRALR